Proteins found in one Paenibacillus dendritiformis genomic segment:
- a CDS encoding FtsW/RodA/SpoVE family cell cycle protein, with product MLNKLKRIDWVIVGILLVFSVFSPLVIYSATHGGDPSFANTAMKTVVFFAAGFVVMFATALFDYRILLKIWPITLGVTVLLLVGIFFFGSNLNGAIGWYNIGAFSFQPAEIAKIALIFALAQLLGRRGGDPLTFTKDLVPVALVTLVPFTLVVVQPDLGNAIIYIVIFIGMLWIGGIKLRHVLVGLVAVSLLAGSVYVSFTTFREETKAFFTDVVKHQHWFTRIDTFINPSLASDDANHQSKYAMIAIGSGGLSGDGYMKGELKRRSFIPYTYSDAIFVVIGEEFGFQGSSILLLLYFLLIYRMILIAFQCYDLRGSYIIIGVVSMFVFQILENIGMMIGLMPVTGITLPFISYGGTSLLINMFCIGLVMSIRIYQEKYQLED from the coding sequence TTGCTGAACAAACTAAAACGGATTGACTGGGTTATCGTTGGAATATTGCTTGTGTTTTCGGTTTTCAGCCCGCTTGTCATTTATAGTGCGACCCACGGGGGAGATCCGAGCTTTGCCAATACGGCGATGAAGACGGTTGTATTCTTCGCGGCCGGATTTGTCGTCATGTTCGCAACTGCGTTGTTCGATTACCGAATTTTGCTGAAAATATGGCCGATTACGTTGGGAGTAACGGTCCTGCTGCTCGTCGGCATCTTCTTCTTCGGCTCCAATCTGAACGGCGCGATTGGCTGGTACAATATTGGCGCGTTCTCGTTCCAGCCGGCGGAGATTGCCAAGATTGCTCTAATTTTCGCGCTGGCCCAGCTGCTCGGGCGGCGCGGCGGAGATCCGCTCACGTTCACCAAAGACTTGGTGCCGGTGGCGCTTGTGACGCTGGTGCCGTTCACACTCGTCGTAGTCCAGCCGGACTTGGGAAATGCTATCATTTATATTGTTATTTTCATCGGCATGCTCTGGATCGGCGGGATTAAGCTCCGGCATGTGCTGGTTGGTCTTGTGGCGGTCTCGTTGCTGGCCGGGTCGGTCTATGTCTCCTTCACGACATTCCGTGAAGAGACCAAAGCGTTTTTCACCGATGTCGTCAAGCATCAGCACTGGTTCACGCGCATCGATACCTTCATCAATCCGTCCTTGGCGTCGGACGATGCCAATCATCAATCCAAATACGCCATGATCGCGATCGGTTCCGGAGGCTTGTCCGGAGACGGGTATATGAAGGGGGAATTGAAGCGAAGAAGCTTCATTCCGTATACGTACTCGGACGCGATCTTCGTCGTCATCGGTGAGGAGTTCGGCTTCCAGGGCTCATCGATACTGCTGCTGCTCTACTTCTTACTGATTTACAGGATGATTCTCATCGCCTTCCAGTGCTATGACTTGAGGGGATCCTATATCATTATCGGAGTCGTGTCGATGTTCGTATTTCAGATTCTTGAAAATATCGGCATGATGATCGGTCTGATGCCGGTGACCGGAATCACGCTGCCCTTCATCAGCTACGGGGGAACTTCCCTGCTGATAAATATGTTTTGTATCGGTTTGGTGATGAGTATACGTATATATCAGGAGAAGTATCAGCTTGAAGATTAA
- a CDS encoding transposase gives MDIWTNFGSLEELMDQFPTEESCIPALFALKWPHGFRCPNCRHVRAYVIRTRRLPLYECSACRHQTSLTAGTILEGSRTSLRKWIAAIWLVSNPKVGINAVRLRSIINVTYKTAWAMLHKIRTAISCADEEERLEHRVHGFIAFNGPRLYPSVELGPREQPIIVAASLAPIGEEFQYKMKQVNRRHMSGKLLLPCGRDRFIEEHISAPDSMISIIRQRFRVKQNSPLYTVFRRAQRWLCDTFRGISGKYLQHYLDEFCYRENAISRQAAGWEPLAAICCADNGARRRYLSRTASSKTYVRYLAAA, from the coding sequence ATGGATATCTGGACGAACTTTGGCTCGTTAGAGGAGTTAATGGATCAATTTCCTACAGAAGAATCATGCATTCCTGCCCTGTTTGCGTTGAAATGGCCTCATGGCTTTCGCTGCCCGAACTGCCGGCACGTCCGCGCCTATGTAATCCGGACCCGGCGGCTGCCACTGTATGAATGCAGCGCTTGCCGGCATCAGACATCCTTGACTGCAGGAACGATCCTCGAAGGCAGCAGAACCTCTTTGCGGAAATGGATTGCTGCAATTTGGCTCGTCTCCAATCCAAAGGTAGGGATTAATGCGGTCAGACTACGCTCGATTATCAACGTTACTTACAAGACAGCATGGGCGATGCTGCATAAAATTCGTACCGCGATTAGCTGCGCTGATGAAGAGGAGCGACTCGAACATCGCGTGCATGGCTTTATTGCCTTTAATGGCCCTCGCCTTTATCCGAGTGTCGAGCTGGGTCCGCGGGAGCAACCGATTATCGTGGCAGCCTCACTGGCTCCGATCGGGGAGGAATTCCAATATAAAATGAAGCAGGTGAATCGGCGGCACATGTCCGGCAAGCTGCTGCTTCCTTGCGGGCGCGATCGTTTTATCGAAGAACATATTTCTGCGCCTGATTCCATGATCTCTATCATCCGTCAGCGATTTCGAGTCAAGCAGAACAGTCCATTATATACTGTGTTCCGGCGAGCTCAGCGTTGGCTATGCGATACGTTCCGAGGGATAAGCGGGAAGTATTTGCAGCATTATCTGGATGAATTTTGTTACCGGGAAAATGCCATCTCCCGCCAAGCAGCAGGCTGGGAGCCCTTAGCCGCGATTTGCTGTGCAGATAACGGGGCTAGACGCCGGTACTTATCAAGGACAGCCTCATCGAAGACTTACGTTCGCTATCTTGCTGCAGCCTAA
- a CDS encoding M23 family metallopeptidase: MIEDIRRRRQERIREIISQEQRSSEAERRHEAGTSFLPVQHTEHEPPIIRPAQTAAPRTVEIPGDSEELGGHPLLRLDEMEILADSTDPERLWKASQRQWHERYGWEQERNGGFWRSFRTRIVLSVLLFAAGFAIFRFPADWNEPARQWIGRSLTEEMDMRPIAAWYERTFSGSPSFIPLFQGNRNEAASVQGRLSLHPPVKGTVLQPFDMNGNGIRIAADTGAAADTEVVSVATGRVTEVKRRAEDDIQITVQHASGVVSIYGGLAASEVKVNDWLEEGEVVGVLGNPAENRTAALYFALLRDGEYIDPTDVIAFD; this comes from the coding sequence ATGATCGAGGACATTCGCCGTCGGCGGCAAGAACGAATTCGGGAAATCATCAGTCAAGAACAGCGGTCATCCGAGGCGGAGCGCCGGCATGAAGCCGGCACGTCCTTCCTGCCCGTCCAGCACACGGAGCATGAGCCGCCGATCATTCGGCCTGCCCAGACGGCTGCACCTAGGACGGTCGAGATTCCCGGCGATAGCGAAGAGTTGGGCGGGCATCCTCTGCTTCGCCTGGACGAGATGGAGATTCTCGCCGATTCGACTGATCCGGAACGGCTGTGGAAGGCATCGCAGCGGCAATGGCATGAACGCTACGGGTGGGAGCAGGAACGGAACGGCGGGTTCTGGCGATCTTTCCGCACGAGAATTGTGCTGTCCGTCCTGCTGTTCGCCGCCGGGTTCGCGATCTTCCGCTTCCCTGCGGACTGGAATGAGCCGGCGCGGCAATGGATCGGAAGGAGTCTGACCGAGGAAATGGATATGCGTCCGATCGCGGCCTGGTATGAACGGACGTTCTCCGGCTCTCCCTCCTTCATCCCGCTATTCCAAGGGAATCGGAATGAAGCGGCATCTGTTCAAGGGAGGCTGTCGCTGCATCCTCCTGTCAAGGGAACGGTGCTGCAGCCGTTCGATATGAACGGCAACGGGATCCGGATCGCTGCCGACACCGGGGCCGCGGCGGATACCGAGGTAGTAAGCGTGGCGACCGGACGGGTTACGGAAGTTAAGCGCCGGGCCGAGGATGATATCCAGATTACGGTTCAGCATGCTTCGGGCGTGGTCAGCATATACGGCGGTCTCGCCGCCAGCGAAGTGAAGGTGAACGATTGGCTCGAGGAGGGGGAAGTTGTGGGCGTGCTGGGGAATCCGGCGGAAAACCGTACGGCGGCGCTCTATTTTGCTCTCTTGCGGGATGGGGAGTACATTGATCCGACGGATGTGATCGCTTTTGATTAA
- a CDS encoding M50 family metallopeptidase produces MIKWGGTVYTLHPLFILLLAMAAVTGYILELVTLFVIVIVHEMGHVTVARMFGWTITEVKLLPFGGVAETEDGSLAPAWQEWLVMAAGPLQNGIMIGLALLFEQWGWWGSAWTDNFIRANAFIGLFNLLPVLPLDGGRMLQAAASLWFSYYKTLLIGARVSMAVSAAIALYSVIPLFTGGKVNLNLLILGIFLLWSNWEEWKNVPYRFLRFLMTRPARLRKWERSGCLGRPIVAENGWPLSGLLRLLRRDEYHFIYVMDPEGAIKRIIPEQRAIDAYFDEPGGGRK; encoded by the coding sequence TTGATTAAATGGGGAGGAACCGTCTATACGCTGCATCCTTTGTTTATCCTCCTGCTGGCCATGGCGGCCGTGACGGGATATATTTTGGAGCTGGTTACCCTGTTCGTTATCGTGATTGTCCATGAAATGGGACATGTCACTGTGGCACGCATGTTCGGCTGGACGATAACGGAAGTGAAGCTGCTGCCCTTCGGCGGCGTGGCGGAGACGGAAGACGGAAGTCTGGCTCCGGCCTGGCAGGAGTGGCTTGTCATGGCCGCAGGACCGCTGCAGAACGGTATCATGATTGGACTTGCCCTGCTGTTCGAGCAGTGGGGGTGGTGGGGAAGCGCTTGGACGGACAATTTCATTCGGGCGAATGCGTTCATCGGATTGTTCAATCTGCTTCCGGTGCTGCCGCTGGACGGCGGACGCATGCTGCAAGCCGCCGCTTCGCTGTGGTTCAGCTATTACAAGACGCTGCTTATCGGGGCCAGAGTGAGCATGGCGGTCAGCGCTGCGATTGCGTTATATAGCGTTATTCCGCTCTTTACGGGCGGGAAAGTGAACTTGAACCTGCTCATACTGGGCATCTTCCTCTTGTGGTCCAACTGGGAGGAGTGGAAGAACGTGCCCTACCGTTTTCTGCGCTTCCTGATGACACGTCCCGCCCGGCTGCGCAAATGGGAACGGAGCGGCTGCCTCGGCCGGCCAATCGTGGCGGAGAACGGCTGGCCGCTGTCCGGGCTGCTGCGCTTGCTTCGCCGGGACGAATATCATTTTATTTATGTCATGGACCCGGAAGGGGCGATTAAGCGTATCATTCCCGAGCAGCGGGCGATTGATGCCTATTTCGATGAGCCCGGGGGAGGGCGGAAGTGA
- a CDS encoding Rne/Rng family ribonuclease: MKQMIVHCEEQVTQMALLEHGRLVEYAVEQATGTTSVGSFYKGRVVNVLPGMQAAFVDIGQKKNAFLYVDDCLHPHLEKQPKQKPPITSLLRVGQELIVQVMKEALGGKGARVTTHYSLPGRYSVYMPNADYIGVSKKIEQEAERTRLKQLAEELRENEEGMIIRTVAEGESRETLQGDIETLRELWNRITLRSAQAEAPALLHHDLNMVERLVRDAFSRDVDQLLIDNVRQAERLHTFVRSVAPDLENRIHTYKEAEPLFRRYHVQEQLDKAFQRKTWLESGGYLVWDQTEALTVVDVNTGKYTGTSHLEETVYLTNMEAAEEIARLIRLRDIGGIIIVDFIDMDTEEHRQHVVERLETMMKKDRTKCLVVGWTKLGLLELTRKKVREQVMNQFLQPCSSCGGSGWEPAQIPNR, encoded by the coding sequence ATGAAACAAATGATTGTTCACTGCGAGGAACAAGTCACGCAAATGGCATTGTTGGAACATGGTCGGCTCGTCGAATATGCAGTCGAACAAGCCACGGGAACTACGTCGGTTGGAAGCTTTTACAAGGGCCGCGTAGTGAATGTTCTTCCGGGAATGCAGGCTGCATTTGTGGACATCGGTCAGAAGAAGAACGCATTTCTGTATGTTGATGATTGTTTGCACCCGCATTTGGAGAAGCAGCCGAAGCAGAAGCCTCCGATAACCAGCTTGCTTCGTGTTGGACAGGAGCTTATCGTCCAAGTGATGAAGGAGGCGCTGGGGGGCAAGGGCGCCCGTGTGACGACCCATTATTCGCTGCCAGGCCGCTATTCGGTCTATATGCCTAACGCCGATTATATCGGAGTATCCAAGAAGATTGAGCAGGAAGCGGAACGAACCCGCCTGAAGCAGCTTGCCGAAGAGCTGCGCGAGAACGAGGAAGGCATGATTATCCGCACCGTGGCGGAGGGAGAGTCGCGAGAGACGCTGCAAGGCGATATCGAGACGCTCCGCGAGCTGTGGAACCGGATTACGCTTCGTTCGGCGCAAGCGGAAGCGCCTGCCCTGCTGCACCATGATCTGAACATGGTGGAGCGGCTGGTGCGGGACGCGTTCTCGCGGGATGTCGATCAACTGCTGATCGACAATGTCCGTCAAGCCGAGCGGTTACATACGTTCGTCCGATCGGTCGCCCCTGATTTGGAGAACCGGATTCATACGTATAAGGAAGCGGAGCCGCTGTTCCGGCGGTATCATGTCCAAGAGCAGCTGGACAAGGCGTTCCAGCGCAAAACTTGGCTGGAAAGCGGAGGCTATTTGGTATGGGACCAGACGGAAGCTTTAACCGTTGTTGATGTGAACACGGGGAAATATACGGGGACAAGCCATCTCGAAGAGACCGTGTATCTTACGAATATGGAAGCTGCGGAGGAAATCGCGCGTCTCATCCGTCTGCGGGATATCGGAGGCATCATCATTGTCGATTTCATCGACATGGATACGGAAGAGCATCGGCAGCACGTGGTCGAACGGCTGGAGACGATGATGAAGAAAGACAGGACGAAATGTCTGGTCGTCGGCTGGACGAAGCTCGGCCTGCTGGAGCTGACCCGCAAAAAAGTGCGGGAACAGGTGATGAACCAGTTCCTTCAGCCATGTTCCTCATGCGGGGGAAGCGGATGGGAGCCGGCACAAATTCCTAACCGTTAA
- the rplU gene encoding 50S ribosomal protein L21 yields MYAIIETGGKQYKVQAGDVLYIEKLSAAEGDSVTFDRVLAVSKDGGLVTGTPVVSGAAVTAKVEKHGKGAKIVVYKYKAKKNYRRKQGHRQPYTKVTIENIQA; encoded by the coding sequence ATGTATGCAATTATCGAAACTGGCGGCAAGCAGTACAAAGTTCAAGCGGGCGATGTATTGTACATCGAGAAGCTGAGCGCTGCAGAAGGCGACAGCGTAACATTCGATCGCGTATTGGCGGTATCGAAGGACGGCGGCCTCGTTACAGGAACACCGGTTGTATCCGGCGCTGCGGTAACGGCGAAGGTAGAGAAGCATGGAAAAGGCGCGAAAATTGTCGTGTACAAGTACAAAGCGAAAAAGAACTACCGTCGCAAGCAAGGTCATCGCCAACCGTACACCAAAGTAACGATCGAGAACATTCAGGCGTAA
- a CDS encoding ribosomal-processing cysteine protease Prp: protein MIRVTVRRKPDRSIAGFSIEGHADYAPHGEDIVCAGVSAVSVGAANAIEVLTGVELECEMKDGFLSGTVPFIERKDIEAQVQLLLESMIIGLQSIEASYESYLQIEELMTT, encoded by the coding sequence ATGATTCGCGTTACAGTTAGGCGGAAGCCGGATCGATCTATCGCGGGCTTCTCGATTGAGGGCCATGCGGATTATGCTCCCCATGGAGAGGACATCGTATGTGCAGGTGTCTCAGCCGTGTCGGTGGGCGCAGCCAATGCCATTGAGGTTCTGACTGGCGTTGAACTGGAGTGCGAGATGAAGGACGGCTTCTTGAGCGGAACGGTTCCGTTCATCGAGCGGAAGGACATCGAAGCGCAGGTTCAGTTGCTGCTGGAGTCGATGATCATTGGGTTGCAAAGTATCGAAGCTTCATACGAATCGTATCTTCAAATAGAAGAACTAATGACAACATAA
- the rpmA gene encoding 50S ribosomal protein L27, with the protein MLKLNLQLFASKKGVGSTKNGRDSISKRLGVKRADGQVVTAGSILVRQRGTKVHPGNNVGIGKDDTLFAKVEGVVKFERWGRDRKKVSVYPVEAAPVAAAVEN; encoded by the coding sequence ATGTTGAAACTGAATCTTCAGTTGTTCGCATCCAAGAAGGGCGTAGGCTCCACGAAGAACGGCCGTGACAGTATTTCCAAGCGTCTTGGCGTGAAGCGCGCAGACGGCCAAGTGGTTACAGCCGGCAGCATCTTGGTTCGCCAACGCGGCACGAAGGTCCATCCAGGCAACAACGTGGGCATCGGTAAAGATGACACGCTGTTCGCAAAAGTGGAAGGCGTCGTGAAGTTCGAACGATGGGGTCGCGACCGTAAAAAAGTGAGCGTCTACCCGGTGGAAGCTGCACCTGTTGCAGCAGCTGTGGAGAACTAA
- a CDS encoding Spo0B domain-containing protein, producing the protein MNSLRLKLGGCIAAAAACAITVIGWPLSFTWRFVLILVMAVMLSLCGFLLYREERMRRKRVERSLATSALELMNHQRHDWMNDLQLVYGYVRLKKFDKLPECVETIKERMAEESRIAKLGVPELVMFLMQQRLSGSMMPLRIEIPEPVELNRMDLSVDSCKLAESVIASVQAFRFAAKAPNDGMNPLSVEFAKEEGRLVIRYQYEGILLNPDEMESKLKHIASVGGLRLDQSSAQQNEEHEAYRIVVPCNA; encoded by the coding sequence ATGAATAGTTTGCGATTGAAGCTAGGAGGCTGCATCGCGGCAGCGGCCGCATGCGCCATCACTGTCATTGGATGGCCTTTATCATTCACTTGGAGATTCGTGCTTATTCTCGTCATGGCGGTGATGCTGAGCCTGTGCGGGTTCTTGTTATACCGGGAAGAGCGGATGCGACGGAAGCGTGTGGAGCGTTCGCTGGCGACGTCTGCCCTCGAGCTGATGAACCATCAGCGCCATGACTGGATGAATGATCTGCAGCTGGTGTACGGTTACGTTCGATTGAAGAAGTTCGATAAATTGCCGGAATGTGTAGAGACTATAAAAGAGCGAATGGCGGAGGAAAGCCGGATTGCCAAGCTTGGCGTGCCGGAGCTGGTGATGTTCCTGATGCAGCAGCGGCTGTCCGGCAGCATGATGCCGCTCCGAATCGAGATACCGGAACCGGTTGAATTGAACCGGATGGACTTGTCTGTCGATTCGTGCAAGTTGGCCGAGTCGGTCATTGCTTCGGTTCAAGCGTTTCGCTTTGCGGCAAAGGCGCCAAATGACGGGATGAACCCGCTCAGTGTCGAATTTGCCAAGGAGGAGGGCCGGCTCGTCATTCGTTATCAATACGAAGGCATCTTATTGAATCCGGATGAAATGGAATCCAAATTGAAGCATATCGCGTCTGTAGGCGGCCTGCGGCTGGACCAATCGTCAGCGCAGCAGAACGAAGAGCACGAAGCCTACCGCATTGTCGTGCCTTGCAACGCATAA
- the obgE gene encoding GTPase ObgE, protein MFVDKTKIYVKGGDGGDGLVAFRREKYVAMGGPAGGDGGHGGDVIFRVDEGLRTLVDFRYQKHFKASRGEKGRNKSQHGANAEHMIVRVPPGTVVIDDDTQEVIADLTRNGQEVVIAKGGRGGRGNMRFATPANPAPELAEHGEEGQERWVVLELKVMADVGLVGFPSVGKSTLLSVVSGAKPKIGAYHFTTITPNLGVVDIGDGRSFVMADLPGLIEGASEGVGLGHEFLRHIERTRIIIHVVDMAGTEGRDPFDDWVKINDELRQYNEKLAERPQIVAANKMDMPQAEENLEAFREQVRALKGDEIEIMPISSLTKQGVQELLYKAMDMLEQLPDTHVEEVADVEERKIYRYNKKEEKPSFTVRRENDTFVIESEAIEGMLKRMQMTSHDAILRFARTLRRMGVDEELRKRGAEDGTIIRIGDFEFEFVEGSSYY, encoded by the coding sequence ATGTTTGTAGATAAGACGAAAATATACGTAAAAGGCGGCGACGGAGGCGACGGTCTCGTCGCGTTCCGCCGGGAGAAGTATGTGGCGATGGGCGGACCGGCCGGCGGCGATGGAGGGCATGGCGGCGACGTCATTTTCCGCGTCGACGAGGGGCTGCGCACATTGGTCGATTTCCGCTACCAGAAGCACTTCAAGGCGAGCCGCGGGGAGAAGGGGCGGAACAAGAGCCAGCACGGCGCCAACGCAGAGCATATGATTGTGCGAGTCCCGCCGGGAACGGTCGTGATCGATGACGATACGCAGGAGGTTATCGCCGATCTGACCCGTAACGGGCAAGAGGTTGTCATCGCCAAGGGCGGCCGTGGAGGCCGAGGAAATATGCGCTTCGCCACCCCGGCGAATCCGGCGCCGGAGCTGGCGGAGCATGGGGAAGAAGGCCAGGAGCGCTGGGTTGTACTCGAGCTGAAGGTGATGGCGGATGTCGGCCTGGTCGGCTTCCCGAGCGTCGGCAAATCGACGCTGCTGTCCGTCGTCTCGGGTGCGAAGCCGAAGATCGGCGCCTATCATTTCACGACAATTACCCCGAATCTGGGGGTTGTCGACATCGGGGACGGGCGAAGCTTCGTCATGGCGGACCTGCCGGGCCTGATCGAGGGCGCCAGCGAAGGAGTCGGATTGGGACATGAATTTCTGCGTCATATCGAACGTACCCGGATTATTATCCACGTCGTGGATATGGCGGGAACTGAAGGGCGCGATCCGTTCGACGACTGGGTCAAAATTAACGATGAGCTGAGGCAATACAATGAGAAGCTGGCGGAACGCCCGCAGATCGTGGCGGCGAACAAGATGGACATGCCTCAGGCGGAGGAGAACCTGGAAGCGTTCCGCGAGCAGGTGCGGGCGCTGAAGGGCGACGAAATCGAGATTATGCCGATCTCCTCCTTGACGAAGCAGGGAGTCCAGGAGCTGCTCTACAAGGCGATGGACATGCTGGAACAACTTCCTGACACGCATGTCGAAGAGGTCGCGGACGTTGAAGAGCGCAAAATCTACCGCTACAACAAGAAAGAAGAGAAGCCTTCTTTCACGGTTCGACGGGAGAATGACACATTCGTCATCGAGAGCGAGGCGATTGAAGGCATGCTGAAGCGGATGCAGATGACATCGCATGACGCGATTCTCCGGTTCGCGCGGACGCTTCGCCGGATGGGGGTAGACGAAGAGCTCCGCAAGCGCGGCGCAGAGGACGGCACCATCATCCGGATCGGCGACTTCGAATTCGAATTCGTCGAAGGCAGCAGCTATTACTGA
- a CDS encoding aldo/keto reductase — MQDKQLGSYRISAIGFGGAPLSVPGRPDRERAMKTIKEAWENGITFFDTADTYSLNEHDLGHNEQLFADSLPSAPGCVIATKSGLARPDGAWTRSAHPRSLRAACERSLTLLRRDVHPLYYLHAPDPEVPFAESFGELSRLQEEGKIEHLGLSNVSVAECEAALDIANVAAVQNRYHLFERSSSDVLAFCESRRILFVAYSPFGGPGQSSRLRQDPLLQDLASAYEASPYQIVLAWMMARSPQLLPIPGATRPDSIRDSAQAVRLRLSSEDLAKLDAHDTPSAR; from the coding sequence ATGCAGGACAAACAATTGGGTTCTTACCGAATCTCAGCTATCGGCTTCGGAGGAGCTCCGCTCTCGGTGCCGGGAAGACCGGATCGGGAACGTGCCATGAAGACGATTAAGGAAGCCTGGGAGAACGGCATCACTTTCTTCGACACGGCAGATACATATAGCTTGAACGAGCATGATCTCGGTCATAACGAGCAGTTGTTCGCAGACTCACTCCCGTCCGCTCCCGGATGCGTGATTGCAACCAAGTCCGGGCTTGCGCGCCCGGACGGCGCCTGGACCCGGAGCGCACATCCGCGATCGCTGCGCGCTGCATGCGAACGCAGTCTCACCCTGCTGCGGCGGGACGTGCACCCGCTGTATTATTTGCATGCCCCGGATCCGGAAGTCCCGTTCGCGGAATCGTTCGGCGAATTGAGCCGGCTGCAGGAGGAAGGCAAAATTGAGCATCTGGGCCTGTCCAACGTGTCGGTCGCCGAATGCGAGGCGGCCTTGGACATCGCCAACGTAGCGGCGGTCCAGAACCGTTACCACTTGTTCGAACGAAGCTCCTCGGACGTGCTTGCCTTCTGCGAGTCGCGCCGGATTCTGTTCGTCGCTTACAGCCCGTTCGGAGGCCCGGGGCAATCGTCCAGGCTGCGGCAGGATCCGCTGCTGCAAGATCTGGCCAGCGCCTATGAGGCGAGCCCGTACCAGATCGTGCTGGCGTGGATGATGGCCCGTTCCCCGCAGCTGCTTCCGATTCCGGGAGCGACCCGGCCGGACTCGATTCGCGATAGCGCTCAGGCGGTCCGGCTTCGCCTGTCTTCGGAAGATCTCGCGAAGCTGGATGCGCATGATACCCCTTCGGCTCGATAG
- a CDS encoding GntR family transcriptional regulator, translated as MEPGNKPLYALIIDDIKRKIEEGRYIVHQQIPTEMELADQFGVSRITSKRALLELERSGYIYRKRGSGSFVKERAEDKEALLSGKSGSPQRIISMILPYMAANGHLNYIRGATEYLESKEYYLSIHCTDWNPEKEKELLTRLPKHGFSGIILYPISSIHNMDVLNLQYIDQYPIVTMDQYYDSIPVPSVCSDNFRGGYIAAKRLIELGHRRIAFVSSIGIEYRSSVRDRYFGYCQALKDGGLQSDAELVITDFYRQVNEANKEAFFAEMIQILLARKATAIQAEHDELALDMLRVCLGSNIQVPGQLSIIGFDDEEVSRHCDVPLATVLQNKYEIGRRAAEAVIDAVERRKPGKKRMLVPVVLQERQSIGPFAGERILL; from the coding sequence GTGGAACCGGGAAACAAACCGTTATATGCGCTCATCATAGACGATATAAAGCGGAAAATTGAAGAGGGGAGATATATTGTCCATCAGCAGATTCCGACCGAAATGGAGCTGGCCGATCAGTTCGGCGTCAGCCGCATTACGTCCAAGCGCGCTCTGCTTGAGCTGGAACGGAGCGGATACATTTACCGCAAGCGGGGAAGCGGCAGCTTCGTCAAGGAACGCGCCGAGGATAAGGAAGCCCTCCTTAGCGGCAAATCCGGCTCGCCGCAGCGCATCATCTCGATGATTCTGCCCTATATGGCGGCGAATGGACATTTGAATTACATCAGAGGGGCAACGGAATATTTGGAGAGCAAGGAATATTATTTGAGCATTCATTGTACAGATTGGAATCCGGAGAAGGAGAAGGAATTGCTGACACGCCTTCCGAAGCATGGATTCTCGGGCATCATATTGTATCCGATCAGTTCCATCCACAACATGGATGTGCTGAATCTTCAATACATCGATCAATATCCGATTGTGACGATGGACCAATATTACGACAGCATTCCGGTGCCGAGTGTATGTTCCGATAACTTCCGGGGCGGATATATCGCGGCCAAAAGATTGATCGAGCTGGGGCATCGGCGCATCGCTTTCGTGTCAAGCATCGGAATCGAATACCGGAGCTCGGTTCGCGATCGCTATTTCGGCTACTGCCAGGCGCTCAAGGACGGCGGCCTTCAGAGCGATGCTGAGCTGGTCATCACCGATTTCTACCGGCAGGTGAACGAGGCGAACAAGGAGGCATTCTTCGCGGAAATGATTCAGATTCTCCTGGCAAGAAAAGCGACGGCGATTCAAGCCGAGCACGACGAGCTGGCGCTTGATATGCTGAGAGTGTGCTTGGGATCGAATATCCAGGTGCCGGGGCAGCTGTCGATCATCGGCTTCGACGACGAGGAAGTGTCGCGGCATTGCGATGTTCCGCTCGCGACGGTCCTGCAAAATAAATACGAGATTGGACGGCGGGCAGCGGAAGCCGTCATCGATGCGGTCGAACGGCGGAAGCCGGGGAAGAAGCGGATGCTTGTCCCGGTCGTGCTGCAGGAAAGGCAATCGATAGGCCCCTTCGCCGGCGAGCGAATATTGTTGTAA
- a CDS encoding ACT domain-containing protein, with protein sequence MAERYYLVREDILPDAVVKTVRAKQLLAAGEVKTVHEAAERVELSRSAFYKYKDGIFPLNQLERERIVTISLDLEHRSGILSKVLSSVAAFEGNVLTIHQTIPLQGMANVVLSVETSLIAEPFGMMLETLRDISGVKRVQVIGQG encoded by the coding sequence ATGGCAGAGCGTTACTACTTGGTACGGGAAGATATTTTACCGGATGCGGTGGTGAAGACGGTACGGGCGAAGCAGCTGCTCGCCGCGGGCGAGGTCAAGACCGTTCACGAGGCTGCGGAGCGGGTCGAGCTGAGCCGCAGCGCGTTCTATAAATATAAAGACGGCATCTTTCCGTTGAACCAGCTGGAGCGGGAGCGCATCGTGACGATTTCGCTTGATTTGGAGCACCGCTCAGGCATCCTCTCGAAGGTGCTCAGCTCGGTAGCCGCGTTCGAGGGCAATGTGCTCACGATCCACCAGACGATTCCGCTTCAGGGGATGGCGAACGTTGTTCTTTCGGTGGAGACATCCCTTATTGCCGAACCGTTCGGCATGATGCTTGAGACGCTGCGCGATATTTCGGGCGTGAAGCGGGTACAGGTCATCGGGCAAGGATAA